A genomic window from Nicotiana sylvestris chromosome 11, ASM39365v2, whole genome shotgun sequence includes:
- the LOC104231366 gene encoding probable calcium-binding protein CML13, with product MVKDLSNDQISSMKEAFTLFDTDGDGKIAPSELGILMRSLGGNPTQAQLKSIIAEEKLTAPFDFNRFLDLMSKHLKPEPFDRQLRDAFKVLDKDGTGFVVVSDLKHILTSIGEKLEPAEFDEWIREVDVGSDGKIRYEDFIARMVAK from the coding sequence ATGGTGAAAGATCTGAGCAACGATCAAATATCCTCCATGAAGGAGGCATTCACTCTCTTTGACACCGACGGCGACGGCAAAATCGCTCCATCGGAGCTAGGGATCCTAATGAGAtcactcggtggtaacccgaccCAAGCCCAACTCAAATCAATAATCGCCGAGGAAAAACTCACCGCGCCGTTCGATTTCAACCGATTTTTAGATCTCatgtcaaaacacctcaaaccggAGCCATTTGATCGCCAATTGCGCGACGCGTTCAAGGTCCTTGATAAAGACGGCACTGGTTTCGTCGTCGTTTCGGATCTAAAGCATATTTTAACTAGTATCGGGGAGAAGCTTGAACCTGCGGAATTTGATGAGTGGATCCGAGAAGTTGATGTTGGATCCGATGGGAAGATCCGGTATGAGGATTTCATTGCTAGGATGGTTGCCAAGTGA